A window of Prunus dulcis unplaced genomic scaffold, ALMONDv2, whole genome shotgun sequence genomic DNA:
GCTCGCAGCCCCGCTGGATGTGTCCCAGCCCGATGATAACTCCTCATCGAAAGCATTGGGCTcactgccgaaggaagactcGCTATCGGACAtctacaaaacagaaaaagggaaaCTAAGGCTCGTGCCACACTACCCTACCGATACCTAAATCACTGCCTATAGTCACTAGACTACCGAAAGAAATCCTATGTTACGATCGGCAAGCCTACGCCATAAGGAGATGCAAtcaaataaaaggagagaagagTGCCGAACGGCACCTTACCTTGGGTGTTGTTGGGAGCTTGGATTACCGATAAACTGCTTGAGATTCGCCTTGATTACCGTTCGCACGCTTCGGAGATCGCCTTGTATGCCGGGAACTAGCGTAAAAATCGCTCGGGTTGCCGTTAACACTCTTCTGAAATCGCCTACGCAGAGCTCTCGCACCTctctcaaatgcaaagtgagcTCTATGTCTGGAGCgatctctatttatagggagagggctgcaacggtacgcctcgggaaaccaaacggctcataatTACAGCCGTCAGACGTCGCTTCGCTGGCCGCGTGTCGCCCGGTGGATGGTGATGTCAGCTGCACGCCGGgtacagaagacgaagcgtctctgcaCGCCGGGTGCAGAAGGCGAAGCGTCTCCACGCGCCAGGCGCGGGAAACGAAGCGTCCCTGCCTTCACCCCTCTCAGCATCGGCGACCCTTCAGATCTCAGAGGAGCCTTCCACAAAcaaacttgccgaacggcagggcatCTATGAACCCTCAGGATggaaccaaattcccttccgaagaaccttcggaagagaacttgggggactactgtttataccgtatattaacgaccaatgaccacctgacacgtggagAAAAACGACAACTTGACATCACAGGCCCTTCGGCAGGAACCCTACCGAAGGGTATACATCTTGATGCTTTTGCCCTTttacacgtgtcatgctcacaatccgctcctacagtcccacatcggaaattccaaaataagcacacctcccaaggcctatataaggagacccctattcccaaagaAGGGGGACAGAAAAAACCAACGGTAcactaccgcttgatctgtagtctaatctttactaaatccgtacttatttaagcatcggagagccttcggccggtaccgcaccggtaccccaaggtcttaccgaacgttccctttttgcaggaacttgatcttctgaagactaactcccttccgtagacacaatatcactaagttgagcgaaccacgtgtcaaaccactttttcgcatcaacacaCTGGAACAAATATCAACACCGGAGAGAATTTTACATAAACAATTTAGCCATCTGTACATAGAGTCAAACATAACGAAATCGGGAGCAGACTCTGAGGATTAGTCAAATACAGTAGTCTAAATTATATCATCTTTAACTTCCAACTCCAATCGACCTCGCCTGAGTGCATTTACAATCCCCTGCAAATCCAAACAGAAATCCAGTAAAGTAGGTTAAAAACAATTACCTACAGCAGCAACTTTGAAACCAAACCACTTTCCATCATCTACATCAGTCCTAAAAACATGAAACAATATTTTTGACATGCCATAGAGAAggaatttttttcctttgcaaaGTACATGTTACTATTGGTAATTCGAAACACCTTGAACAAAATTTCTGaacaaaaaatgataatttacATTATTGCATTGTCCTTTTGATAAGTATACTGTATATTCATCATTACTCCACCTCATGGTCTTGACACCCTAGTGATTCAGCCCCATCCCGGCATCAATAGTAGCAAAGCATTTGCGCATAGGTCAATAGAAGTCCATGCACACTTAACAGCCCATGTTAACTCTTTTGCAATGAAGAAAGTGTGCATATCGAGTAAATAAGAACCTGATAAAAGTacctaaaatataaaataacataagGAAGGCGAACACAACAATCGAGATGAAGATCTCATCACTTCCCTGAGTTGTAAAGGTCTACCTAAGGAAGTCAagcaataaataacaaattagtAGCCTAAAATGGGTAACATCAAAAGTCAAGGCTTTATAAACAATTGTGTCCTGTAAATGAAGTTGACTGATCCTCTTGACGTGGCATTATCCACAAGGCATGGTTTCACATAAGAGACTGTCAAAACAGAGTTATACAAGCAAGGAATAATATGATTCTGAGGCATCAACTCACAGTTTTGCGTGCACGATCTTGACCGACATCTTCAAGTACAAGCTCTGCTTGTAAAAGCATCCTTGACTAACAGCATTAGAAATGGAGCTTAAATCAGTCTTCTGTGTCTCTGTATCaacaaaaattacattttagagaaaaagaaactagacAAATTGAGATACCAGGAcacaaaattataatataaataagtCTCGAAACCTGTCAGCTCATTCAATTAGCATCTCAGCTGGAAGAACTACTTTTGCAGTATAGTTAGGTCATGCCAAATcaattaaagagagagagagggtgtgAGAACTTTCCGGGTTTGTGTAGGTGTATGGATGAGCAAAGCATAGAATATGTCGAAGTGAGAGAGGATAGACAACAAGACGATTTCAAACACCCACAACTTGCTTCTTGGAATGTCAACGGACCCGAAATAACTCCTACATGTCTCTGATCATGATGACATTTGGTCTGAAGAGTGACGAAAAATCTGTTGAACATCCGTCGCTAAAAACCTTTGGTGacgaaattttttcaaatttctggGCAAAACAGCAGCtgggttttttgggtttttggtcCTTTTTTGAGCTTCAAATCATCCTAAAACATAATGTAGGCCACCTGAGACCCCCAAACCTGGTCCAAATCATCATAATAACCATTTAAACATGTCGATGGCTTCAGATTGACctaaaaaacaacaaagaagaCATTAGGcagaaattttgattttgaccaAAATAAGAACCTACTTAGCTATGTTGCTATTTTCTGGCATTTAACTTCAaccaatgaccaaaaaaacttCTGTAACAGATCTGAAACTTGCTGAAAACATCCTAGGGCTAGAAAAATgcataaaattttctttggaacACAAAATCCTTAGTTTGATGACACAAAATGGcacttttagttttaaaagGTCCATTTATGGTGTCacagtgtgtgtgtgtgtgtgtgttttgacAATAATTTCTATGTTGGTGATAcaagaataaaagaattagGTACGTTACTGGCAAATGCTAATAGAAAACATAGTGCAACTTGAAAGCTGATAGATTTAATGAAAATGCATTTTCCCTTTTGAGTaagttttgtgtgtgtgtgtgtgtgtgtgcactTTGTAATATAACATATGGGTTTCTCTACAAATTTAAAGTTCAACCGTGGATTCCTATGGCTTATAGCTTAGCTTAACAAGATATGATCCAAATGCATTTGTTCCTTCTATAGGCTTCTAATCTCTCTTATAGCTACTTACATTTGGTAGATTCTTAAaatcctttatttttctttattgctCGCTTACTTTGTCATTCTTTCATAATGGGAGTTCANNNNNNNNNNNNNNNNNNNNNNNNNNNNNNNNNNNNNNNNNNNNNNNNNNNNNNNNNNNNNNNNNNNNNNNNNNNNNNNNNNNNNNNNNNNNNNNNNNNNNNNNNNNNNNNNNNNNNNNNNNNNNNNNNNNNNNNNNNNNNNNNNNNNNNNNNNNNNNNNNNNNNNNNNNNNNNNNNNNNNNNNNNNNNNNNNNNNNNNNNNNNNNNNNNNNNNNNNNNNNNNNNNNNNNNNNNNNNNNNNNNNNNNNNNNNNNNNNNNNNNNNNNNNNNNNNNNNNNNNNNNNNNNNNNNNNNNNNNNNNNNNNNNNNNNNNNNNNNNNNNNNNNNNNNNNNNNNNNNNNNNNNNNNNNNNNNNNNNNNNNNNNNNNNNNNNNNNNNNNNNNNNNNNNNNNNNNNNNNNNNNNNNNNNNNNNNNNNNNNNNNNNNNNNNNNNNNNNNNNNNNNNNNNNNNNNNNNNNNNNNNNNNNNNNNNNNNNNNNNNNNNNNNNNNNNNNNNNNNNNNNNNNNNNNNNNNNNNNNNNNNNNNNNNNNNNNNNNNNNNNNNNNNNNNNNNNNNNNNNNNNNNNNNNNNNNNNNNNNNNNNNNNNNNNNNNNNNNNNNNNNNNNNNNNNNNNNNNNNNNNNNNNNNNNNNNNNNNNNNNNNNNNNNNNNNNNNNNNNNNNNNNNNNNNNNNNNNNNNNNNNNNNNNNNNNNNNNNNNNNNNNNNNNNNNNNNNNNNNNNNNNNNNNNNNNNNNNNNNNNNNNNNNNNNNNNNNNNNNNNNNNNNNNNNNNNNNNNNNNNNNNNNNNNNNNNNNNNNNNNNNNNNNNNNNNNNNNNNNNNNNNNNNNNNNNNNNNNNNNNNNNNNNNNNNNNNNNNNNNNNNNNNNNNNNNNNNNNNNNNNNNNNNNNNNNNNNNNNNNNNNNNNNNNNNNNNNNNNNNNNNNNNNNNNNNNNNNNNNNNNNNNNNNNNNNNNNNNNNNNNNNNNNNNNNNNNNNNNNNNNNNNNNNNNNNNNNNNNNNNNNNNNNNNNNNNNNNNNNNNNNNNNNNNNNNNNNNNNNNNNNNNNNNNNNNNNNNNNNNNNNNNNNNNTGATGGAAGTAACCCAGCTcctgacaaaaacaaagacaaagaccAGCACGCCAAGTGGGAAGTCAAGGACGCTCAAGTTATGACATGGATTTTAGGATCTGTCGAACCTAATATCATCTTGAACCTTCGATCATCTCAGACTGCAGCTCAGATGTGGACTTACCTGAAGAAGATCTATAGTCAACGAAACACTGCTCGTCGGTTCCAGCTTGAACATGAATTGGCCGCTTTCCAACAGGATAGCCTTTCTATCTCTGATTTTTACTCTAGATTCACTAATCTTTGGGGTGAATACACTGATATAGTTTATGCTGACTTACCATCCGAAGGTCTTAGTTCTGTTCAATCTGTCCATGAAACTACCCAGAGGGATCAATTTCTAATGAAATTGAGACCTGAATTTGAAGGCACCAGATCCAATCTTATGAACCGAGAATCTGTCCCCTCCTTGGATACATGCCTCAATGATCTCCTTCGCGAGGAACAGCGCCTTCTCACTCAAACCACCATGGAACAACGGCGGTCTGCATCTGTTCCTGTGGCCTATGCAGCACAAGGTAAGCCACGAGGCAGGGATATAAGCACTGTTCAGTGTTTTTGTTGCAAGGGATTTGGTCATTATGCTGCAAATTGTCCCCGAAAATTCTGCAACTACTGCAAAAAGGATGGCCATATCATCAAGGAATGTCCTACTCGACCCCCCAAGAAATCAGAGACCGCATATACTGTCTCCGTTGGCTCTTCTAGTGCTGGAAGTTCTGTGACTGCAGTACCGCTGACACAAAGTGCTCATGTTCAACCTGTGACCCCTGACATGATTCAACAAATGATCATTTCTGCATTTTCAGCTTTAGGACTCTCAGGTAAACCCTTCTCTACATCATCTCCTTGGTACTTTGATTCCGGGGCTTCCCATCATATGACAAACAATGCTGATTCTCTTACCAAtgtaaacaaatattttgGAAATCTCAAAATTCATACTGCTGATGGCAATCATTTACCTATCACGGCCACTGGTGatgtttcttcctctctcactgATGTCTTTGTATCTCCTGGTCTTACCACCAATCTTGTGTCTGTCGGTCAGTTGGTTGATAATGATTGCAAAGTGGAATTCTCtaaatctggttgtgttgtgcAGGATCAACAGTCAGGGAGGATGATCGCGAGGGGGCCTAAAGTGGGACgtctttttcctcttcaatttcctttgttttctttttcacccTTTGTCTCTTGTAATTCTGCTCATGTTGATTACCGAGTGTGGCATAAACGTCTCGGACATCCAAACTCTACTGTACTTCATGATTTACTGAAATCTGGTTTTCTTGGGAATAAAGAATCACCATATCTTAGTGCTGTTCAATTTGATTGCAATTCTTGCAGACTTGGCAAAGTAGTAAGACTCTGCCATTTCCTATTCACACACCCCATGTGGTCCAACCTTTTGATTTGATACATAGTGATGTGTGGGGTATGGCACCAGTCACTTCTCAtgctaattacaaatacttCGTCACTTTTATTGACGACTATAGCCGTTTCACATGGATATATTTTCTACATTCTAAAGATGAAgtcttttctgttttaaagATTTTTCATGCATATATTCAGACCCAATTTTCGGCCCATATCAAAATCCTTCGTTCTGACAA
This region includes:
- the LOC117613160 gene encoding uncharacterized protein LOC117613160, which gives rise to MTWILGSVEPNIILNLRSSQTAAQMWTYLKKIYSQRNTARRFQLEHELAAFQQDSLSISDFYSRFTNLWGEYTDIVYADLPSEGLSSVQSVHETTQRDQFLMKLRPEFEGTRSNLMNRESVPSLDTCLNDLLREEQRLLTQTTMEQRRSASVPVAYAAQGKPRGRDISTVQCFCCKGFGHYAANCPRKFCNYCKKDGHIIKECPTRPPKKSETAYTVSVGSSSAGSSVTAVPLTQSAHVQPVTPDMIQQMIISAFSALGLSGSTVREDDREGA